From Echinicola jeungdonensis, the proteins below share one genomic window:
- a CDS encoding alpha-d-galacturonidase, which translates to MKLPIIQLLIFALILGSCSQKESITLISTEGASNRVEFGKEKLMEAFTMAGFEVQSTSPQNWNGKGKAIALGTWDDEIYSDWLTQNGFEPASGEKPGDEGFQISSKDKLIAVQGADGSGALYGAIDLANRLKKEGELDFSINLTDEPEMVLRGACIGMQKTEYLPGRGVYEYPYTPENFPWFYDKELWIDYLDMLVENRMNSLYLWNGHPFASLVKLEDYPYAVEVDDETFKKNEEMFKFITEEADKRGIWVIQMFYNIIVSKPFADHHGIKTQDRSRPILPFIADYTQKSIAAFIEKYPNVGLLVALGEAMSGEETDVKWFTETVIPGVKDGLKALGTNEEPPIILRAHDTNAPLVMEKSLPIYKNLYTTHKYNGESLTTYEPRGPWSQIHRDLSSKGNIHISNVHILANLEPFRYGSPDFIQKSVKAMHEVHGANALHLYPQASYWDWPYTADKLASGDRLLQIERDWIWYKAWGRYAWESQRDREDEIAYWTEMVGNKYDAGEGGRYILEAYEETGEIAPKLLRRFGITEGNRQTLLLGMFGSQLVNPYKWRVYPGFYESCGPVGEILVDYAEKEWKGQPHEGETPPQIIQEVEAHGEKAVEAIEKAAPMVNGDKAEFERLKNDVYAYKAFADFFAAKVRAAMEVLEFKYSNEVSDLEEAVPYLEKSVEHYKKLVDLTKDSYHYANSMQTNMRRIPVGGNDGKNKHWIELLPHYEEELASLKRNIELLKNSKDGQMPQKEVDPWQKAAINWKGVYADFTAQAGYKVFTDDQGSIVRLADEIKGLEGLKLNSEKLDDEGITLQFSNEKPIKLVVGFFNTGDKHYLNPPTLETNAAGNMRGQAEVQLANAMEIAGLPPVNIHTYEFEAGDNELVLGEGKVLILGAIDAGQEIQSREVGLIGEEQKAAVDWVFY; encoded by the coding sequence ATGAAACTTCCCATTATTCAGTTATTGATTTTTGCCCTGATTTTGGGCAGCTGCTCCCAAAAGGAAAGCATTACTCTAATTTCCACTGAAGGAGCCTCGAACCGAGTGGAATTTGGAAAGGAAAAACTTATGGAAGCCTTTACCATGGCAGGGTTTGAGGTTCAAAGCACTTCTCCCCAAAACTGGAACGGTAAAGGAAAGGCCATTGCCTTAGGAACGTGGGACGATGAAATTTATTCGGATTGGTTGACCCAAAATGGCTTTGAACCCGCATCCGGCGAGAAACCAGGGGATGAAGGTTTCCAAATTTCCAGTAAAGATAAGCTAATTGCTGTTCAGGGTGCGGATGGTTCTGGTGCTCTTTATGGTGCCATTGATTTAGCCAACCGTTTGAAAAAAGAAGGTGAACTTGATTTTTCCATCAATCTAACCGATGAACCAGAAATGGTACTTCGCGGGGCTTGTATTGGGATGCAGAAAACCGAATATCTTCCCGGTAGAGGGGTTTATGAATATCCTTACACCCCTGAAAATTTTCCTTGGTTTTACGATAAGGAACTCTGGATTGATTATCTGGACATGCTGGTAGAAAACCGCATGAATTCTTTGTACTTGTGGAATGGGCACCCTTTTGCTTCTCTGGTAAAACTGGAGGATTATCCTTATGCCGTGGAGGTGGATGATGAAACCTTCAAAAAAAATGAGGAGATGTTTAAGTTTATTACTGAGGAAGCCGATAAACGGGGAATTTGGGTTATCCAGATGTTTTATAACATCATCGTTTCAAAACCTTTTGCTGACCACCACGGGATTAAAACCCAGGACCGTAGCCGGCCTATTTTGCCTTTTATTGCTGATTATACTCAAAAATCCATTGCAGCTTTTATCGAAAAATATCCAAATGTGGGTCTTTTGGTGGCTCTCGGGGAGGCCATGTCCGGAGAAGAAACCGATGTGAAATGGTTTACCGAAACCGTCATCCCTGGAGTAAAGGATGGATTAAAGGCTTTAGGGACGAATGAAGAACCACCAATTATCCTTCGGGCCCATGATACCAATGCCCCGTTGGTGATGGAGAAATCATTGCCCATCTATAAGAATTTATACACTACGCATAAATACAATGGTGAATCATTGACGACTTATGAGCCAAGAGGACCTTGGTCCCAAATTCACAGGGACTTGAGCTCCAAAGGCAATATCCATATTTCCAACGTACATATCTTGGCAAACCTGGAGCCATTTCGCTATGGTTCTCCGGATTTTATCCAAAAAAGTGTGAAAGCCATGCATGAAGTTCATGGTGCCAATGCCCTTCACCTTTACCCCCAGGCTTCTTATTGGGACTGGCCTTATACGGCTGATAAGTTAGCTTCAGGGGATCGTCTGCTTCAGATAGAAAGGGATTGGATTTGGTATAAAGCCTGGGGTAGGTATGCCTGGGAAAGTCAAAGAGACCGGGAAGATGAAATTGCCTATTGGACAGAAATGGTGGGAAATAAATATGATGCCGGAGAAGGCGGCAGGTACATTCTGGAAGCCTATGAAGAAACCGGTGAAATTGCTCCTAAACTTTTAAGGAGATTTGGCATTACAGAAGGAAACAGACAGACCTTGCTATTGGGGATGTTTGGAAGCCAATTGGTGAATCCTTACAAATGGAGGGTGTACCCAGGATTTTATGAATCCTGTGGACCAGTAGGGGAGATTTTGGTGGATTATGCAGAAAAAGAATGGAAAGGTCAGCCTCATGAAGGCGAAACTCCTCCTCAAATTATTCAGGAAGTAGAAGCCCATGGAGAAAAAGCTGTTGAAGCCATTGAAAAAGCAGCTCCTATGGTCAATGGGGATAAGGCCGAATTTGAAAGGTTGAAAAATGATGTATATGCCTATAAAGCTTTTGCTGATTTCTTTGCTGCCAAAGTAAGAGCTGCCATGGAGGTTTTGGAGTTTAAATATTCCAATGAAGTTTCAGACCTGGAGGAAGCCGTTCCTTACCTGGAAAAAAGCGTAGAACATTATAAAAAGTTGGTGGACCTTACTAAGGACTCCTATCATTATGCCAACAGCATGCAAACCAATATGAGGAGAATTCCTGTTGGTGGTAATGATGGGAAAAACAAGCATTGGATAGAATTGTTGCCGCATTATGAAGAGGAATTGGCCAGTTTGAAGCGGAATATCGAATTGCTGAAAAACAGCAAGGATGGGCAAATGCCCCAAAAAGAAGTGGACCCCTGGCAAAAAGCTGCAATCAACTGGAAAGGAGTTTATGCTGATTTTACTGCCCAAGCAGGATATAAAGTGTTTACTGATGATCAAGGTTCCATTGTCCGTTTGGCGGATGAAATCAAAGGATTGGAAGGCCTTAAGTTGAACTCGGAGAAACTGGATGATGAAGGAATTACCCTCCAATTCAGCAATGAAAAGCCTATCAAACTGGTTGTTGGCTTTTTCAATACCGGAGATAAGCATTACCTGAATCCACCTACACTGGAAACCAATGCAGCAGGGAATATGAGAGGACAGGCAGAGGTGCAGTTGGCCAATGCTATGGAGATCGCTGGATTGCCACCGGTTAATATCCATACTTATGAATTTGAAGCAGGAGATAATGAGTTGGTTTTGGGAGAGGGGAAAGTGCTGATCCTGGGAGCCATTGATGCAGGTCAGGAAATCCAATCCAGGGAGGTTGGATTGATAGGTGAAGAGCAAAAAGCAGCCGTAGATTGGGTGTTTTATTAA
- a CDS encoding malectin domain-containing carbohydrate-binding protein, whose translation MLLSCSLVLRLNAQEVRQEISLNQNWKTIASGPKPLIEKNFEQPNFDDENWLKVDVPHNWDQYEGFRRMKHGNRHGAAWYRKQIHLDPKNQGKQHFLFFEGVGSYATVYVNGEKVGEHAGGRTTFTLDITDAVSFEGENTIAVKADHPAMIADLPWVCGGCSGEWGFSEGSQPMGIFRPVSLVVTAPVRIEPFGVHIWSDEEISKEAAQLHINTELKNYGKETRKLTLVNRLLDAKGEEVDQQKQEISIAPGKIEKFQQATPVLENPHLWSPKDPYLYTMVTEVQENGQVIDELKTPYGIRWVSWPAGRNDGDHRFFINGEPLYINGICEYEHLMGQSHAFTDQQVQSRVDQMLAAGFNAFRDAHQPHNFKYHEQWDKNGILFWTQFSAHIWYDTPDFRENFKKRLRDWVKERRNSPSVVLWGLQNESTIPKAFAKECTEIIREMDPSTSSQRLVTTCNGGEGTDWNVIQNWSGTYGGDPHQYGEELSEQILNGEFGAWRTLGLHTEGPFDQDGIYSEDRFYQLMQIKVREAEEHKDSLAGQFHWLFNSHENPGRIQNGEAFRDIDRVGPINYKGLVTPWEEPTDTYFMFRSEYAPKETEPMVYIVSHTWPNRWTEPGVKDSLVVFSNCDEVELFNGVNGQSLGKKSNPGLGYNFQWDQVDIQYNVLKAIGYVDGEAVAEDMILLHHLPKAPEFDQLYEDTDLLKGREGYEYLYRVNAGGPDFTDQHGQLWMADVPRSNDKFWGSVSWTDDFKDLPAFYASQRRIHDPIKGTKEWELFQNFRFGKHKLKFEFPLPDGEYLVELYFNEPWYGTGGGMDAEGWRDFDVAVSGDTVLQNLDVWSEVGHDHALKKVVKGKSKDGLLTISFPKITSGQALISGIAIASPIENPVPALSSPKNILALKTTDEDQAEVKTWLDNGQNQYLNSPLQFNQLPYKLFGADWICFNAGLNDKDFNGSFEVQEASNVFVLMDNAVKTLPDWMGNYGKTKDQAVNSRRDVFEVYQKKAKAGQTIQLGPNGQNAKSMYSVVVVPTYTMGEGDEARPVVTQEAELAEFSGEGIEKGNFKESDYISFSENNRQELSWEVNPGLAGIYLIRFRYMNISDHPIKVRLQIEADNGVMMRDEEITFPVKDEKWKILNTTTGSMINAGKYTIRIFADDMGGLWVDRMEFQ comes from the coding sequence ATGCTTTTGAGTTGCAGTTTGGTTTTAAGGCTGAATGCACAAGAAGTAAGACAAGAAATTTCCCTCAACCAAAATTGGAAGACTATTGCTTCAGGGCCCAAGCCTTTAATCGAGAAGAATTTCGAACAGCCCAACTTTGATGATGAAAATTGGCTTAAGGTGGATGTGCCTCATAACTGGGATCAGTATGAAGGGTTCCGGAGAATGAAGCATGGTAACCGCCATGGTGCAGCCTGGTACAGAAAGCAAATTCACCTGGACCCGAAAAATCAGGGAAAACAGCATTTTCTGTTTTTTGAAGGGGTTGGTTCCTATGCCACCGTTTATGTCAATGGTGAAAAAGTAGGAGAACATGCAGGTGGTAGGACAACCTTTACCCTGGACATCACCGATGCCGTTTCCTTTGAAGGTGAAAATACCATCGCCGTAAAAGCTGACCATCCCGCAATGATTGCTGACTTGCCCTGGGTTTGCGGGGGCTGTTCCGGTGAATGGGGATTTTCTGAAGGTTCCCAGCCAATGGGGATTTTTAGGCCGGTTTCCCTCGTAGTAACTGCCCCTGTTAGGATAGAACCTTTTGGGGTCCATATCTGGAGTGATGAAGAAATCAGCAAAGAAGCCGCCCAGCTTCATATCAATACCGAACTAAAAAACTATGGAAAAGAAACCCGCAAATTAACCCTTGTCAACAGGCTTTTAGATGCCAAAGGCGAGGAAGTTGACCAACAAAAGCAGGAAATCAGCATAGCCCCGGGTAAGATCGAAAAATTCCAGCAGGCCACGCCTGTATTGGAAAACCCACACCTTTGGTCGCCAAAGGATCCTTACCTGTACACTATGGTCACTGAAGTCCAAGAAAATGGCCAGGTAATAGATGAATTGAAAACTCCTTACGGAATCCGTTGGGTCAGCTGGCCAGCAGGAAGGAATGATGGTGACCATCGTTTCTTTATCAATGGAGAGCCATTATATATCAACGGGATTTGTGAATATGAGCATTTGATGGGCCAAAGCCATGCCTTTACTGATCAGCAAGTTCAATCCAGGGTGGATCAAATGCTGGCAGCAGGGTTTAATGCATTCCGTGATGCGCACCAGCCCCATAATTTCAAATATCATGAGCAGTGGGATAAAAACGGGATTCTTTTCTGGACCCAATTTTCCGCCCATATCTGGTATGACACCCCTGACTTTAGAGAGAATTTCAAGAAACGACTAAGAGATTGGGTCAAGGAAAGAAGAAACAGTCCGTCCGTGGTGCTTTGGGGCTTGCAAAATGAAAGTACCATCCCTAAGGCTTTTGCTAAAGAATGTACCGAAATTATCCGGGAGATGGATCCTTCCACCTCCTCTCAAAGGTTGGTTACTACCTGTAATGGTGGTGAGGGTACTGATTGGAATGTGATTCAAAACTGGTCAGGAACTTATGGTGGAGATCCACATCAATATGGAGAAGAACTGAGTGAACAAATTTTAAATGGAGAATTTGGTGCCTGGAGGACCCTGGGGCTTCATACAGAAGGGCCATTTGACCAGGATGGTATTTACAGTGAAGACCGTTTTTACCAGTTGATGCAGATCAAGGTCAGGGAAGCTGAGGAGCATAAAGACAGCCTTGCAGGACAATTCCATTGGTTGTTTAATTCCCATGAAAACCCTGGTAGAATCCAAAACGGGGAAGCATTTAGGGATATTGACAGGGTAGGCCCCATCAATTATAAAGGATTGGTAACCCCTTGGGAGGAGCCTACAGACACTTATTTCATGTTCCGTTCGGAATATGCTCCAAAAGAAACGGAACCGATGGTCTATATTGTTTCCCACACCTGGCCTAACCGGTGGACCGAACCTGGAGTGAAAGACAGTTTGGTTGTATTCTCTAATTGTGATGAAGTAGAGTTGTTTAATGGCGTAAATGGTCAATCCCTAGGTAAGAAATCCAACCCGGGACTGGGTTATAATTTTCAGTGGGATCAGGTAGATATCCAATACAATGTATTAAAAGCCATTGGCTATGTCGATGGAGAAGCTGTGGCGGAAGATATGATTCTTTTGCACCACCTTCCGAAGGCTCCAGAATTTGATCAACTGTATGAGGATACAGATCTTTTGAAAGGCCGGGAAGGGTATGAATACCTTTACAGGGTAAATGCCGGCGGACCTGATTTCACCGATCAACATGGCCAATTATGGATGGCAGATGTTCCCCGTTCAAATGATAAATTTTGGGGGTCTGTATCCTGGACTGATGATTTTAAAGATTTGCCTGCCTTCTATGCCAGCCAAAGAAGAATTCATGATCCTATCAAGGGCACTAAAGAATGGGAACTTTTCCAGAATTTCAGATTTGGAAAGCATAAACTGAAATTTGAATTTCCGCTGCCTGATGGTGAATATCTTGTTGAGTTGTACTTTAATGAACCTTGGTATGGCACCGGTGGAGGAATGGACGCTGAGGGATGGAGAGATTTTGATGTAGCCGTTTCAGGAGATACGGTATTGCAAAACCTTGATGTCTGGAGTGAGGTAGGTCATGACCATGCTTTGAAAAAGGTGGTAAAAGGAAAATCCAAAGATGGACTGTTGACCATTTCTTTCCCAAAAATCACTTCAGGCCAAGCTCTCATTTCAGGAATTGCCATTGCCAGCCCAATAGAAAATCCAGTTCCTGCTCTAAGTTCGCCAAAAAACATCCTTGCTTTGAAAACAACAGATGAAGACCAGGCGGAGGTGAAAACATGGTTAGACAATGGGCAAAATCAATACCTGAACAGCCCTCTCCAATTTAACCAATTGCCATATAAATTATTTGGGGCAGATTGGATCTGTTTTAATGCAGGTCTCAATGACAAGGATTTTAATGGTTCTTTTGAAGTTCAGGAAGCATCAAATGTTTTTGTCCTTATGGATAATGCGGTAAAAACGCTTCCGGATTGGATGGGAAATTATGGGAAAACCAAAGACCAGGCTGTCAATAGCCGGAGAGATGTTTTTGAAGTTTATCAGAAAAAGGCCAAAGCAGGTCAAACCATCCAGCTTGGTCCAAATGGTCAAAATGCAAAGTCCATGTATAGTGTTGTAGTAGTACCCACATATACTATGGGTGAAGGGGATGAAGCCCGGCCAGTGGTAACGCAGGAAGCTGAATTGGCGGAATTTAGTGGAGAAGGTATTGAAAAAGGAAACTTTAAGGAAAGTGACTATATCTCCTTTTCAGAAAATAACCGACAAGAACTTTCCTGGGAAGTCAATCCAGGTTTGGCGGGGATTTACCTCATCCGGTTTAGGTACATGAACATTTCTGATCACCCTATTAAAGTACGTTTGCAAATAGAAGCAGATAATGGGGTGATGATGCGGGATGAAGAAATTACTTTCCCAGTCAAGGATGAAAAGTGGAAAATACTGAATACTACCACAGGAAGCATGATTAATGCCGGTAAATACACTATCAGGATATTTGCTGATGATATGGGTGGTCTTTGGGTGGACCGCATGGAGTTCCAATAG
- the galB gene encoding beta-galactosidase GalB — translation MRKLFSLIGASILFLAFFGCTKPSKEARLIHDFNKDWQFHLGDHPDAIQMDFDASDWRNLRLPHDWSIEGEFSEDHPTRPEGGALPAGIGWYRKTFTVPQEAANKEAANKTTWVEFDGVYRNGEVWINGQHLGKRPNGYSSFHYDLTPYLNYGDSSNIIAVKVDNSQQPNSRWYTGSGIYRNVRLVTTGKVHVAHWGSFVTTPEVSEDVAKVNFQLNLKNDGKEDQPLKVLSKIIDQENKVIASLETDSLIAANAVVLVEQDFSVQSPKLWSPDNPYMYQVQTEVYVNDQLVDNYQTPLGIRYFSFDPEEGFFLNGEYMKILGVCNHHDLGALGAAVNKRAIERRLEILKEMGANAIRTAHNPPSPELLQLCDSMGFIVQDEAFDVWKKKKVDADGHLFWDEWHKRDLEDLILRDRNHPSIMMWSIGNEIREQFDSTGLTITKELVDIVKNLDTTRPVTCALTENIPDKNYIYQSGALDLLGFNYKHKDHKNFPEWYPGEKLIATENMSALATRGQYDLPSDTTMRWPQAHDIPLETGNEDLTVSAYDQVSAYWGSTHEETWKSIKDQDFMSGLFVWTGFDYLGEPIPYPYPARSSYFGIIDLAGFPKDSYYMYQSEWTDKAMLHVFPHWNWQEGQEVDIWAYYNQADEVELFLNGESQGVKKKEGDDLHVMWRIPFEPGTLKVISRKDGKVVLEKEIHTAGEASRIEMTPDRIQLKANGKDMSFITVNILDEEGNLVPEADNVVNFEIVGEGHIAGVDNGYQASLEPFKADYRKAFHGKCLVIVETNENAGKITLKATAEGLEPSEIVLETN, via the coding sequence ATGCGAAAATTATTTTCATTAATTGGTGCTTCCATATTGTTCCTGGCCTTTTTTGGTTGTACGAAACCGTCCAAAGAAGCACGTTTGATCCACGATTTTAATAAAGATTGGCAATTTCATTTGGGGGATCATCCTGATGCCATCCAAATGGATTTTGATGCCAGTGATTGGAGAAACCTAAGACTTCCCCATGACTGGAGTATTGAAGGGGAATTTAGCGAGGATCATCCTACAAGGCCGGAAGGCGGAGCTTTACCAGCTGGTATTGGTTGGTACCGAAAAACATTCACCGTGCCACAGGAAGCTGCAAATAAAGAAGCTGCAAATAAAACAACATGGGTGGAGTTTGATGGGGTTTATCGAAATGGAGAAGTCTGGATCAATGGCCAACATTTGGGAAAAAGACCCAATGGTTACAGCTCTTTTCATTATGACCTGACCCCTTATCTGAATTATGGAGATAGCTCCAATATAATTGCAGTGAAGGTGGACAATTCCCAACAGCCTAATTCCCGTTGGTACACTGGATCCGGAATTTACCGAAATGTCCGTTTAGTGACAACAGGAAAGGTGCATGTTGCCCATTGGGGAAGTTTTGTGACAACACCCGAGGTAAGTGAGGATGTCGCCAAAGTTAACTTCCAGTTGAACCTGAAAAATGATGGTAAGGAAGATCAGCCGTTGAAGGTCTTATCCAAAATCATTGACCAGGAAAATAAGGTAATTGCTTCTTTGGAAACAGACAGCCTGATTGCTGCCAATGCGGTGGTATTGGTTGAGCAGGATTTTTCTGTTCAGTCTCCAAAATTATGGTCTCCGGATAATCCTTATATGTATCAGGTACAGACGGAGGTTTATGTCAATGACCAATTGGTGGACAATTATCAAACTCCTTTGGGAATCCGTTATTTCTCTTTCGATCCGGAAGAAGGTTTTTTCCTTAATGGAGAATACATGAAAATCCTAGGTGTATGTAATCACCATGACTTGGGCGCTTTGGGTGCAGCTGTTAATAAAAGAGCCATTGAAAGACGGTTGGAAATATTGAAAGAAATGGGTGCCAATGCCATCCGTACAGCCCATAATCCACCCTCTCCGGAATTGTTGCAGTTATGTGACAGCATGGGATTTATTGTACAAGATGAAGCTTTTGATGTTTGGAAAAAGAAAAAAGTGGATGCAGATGGTCACCTTTTCTGGGATGAATGGCACAAAAGAGACCTGGAGGATCTGATCCTAAGAGATCGAAACCATCCTTCCATCATGATGTGGAGCATTGGAAATGAAATCAGGGAGCAGTTTGACAGCACTGGCCTTACCATCACCAAAGAACTGGTGGATATAGTGAAAAACCTGGACACCACCCGTCCTGTAACCTGTGCTTTGACCGAGAATATCCCCGATAAAAATTATATCTATCAGTCTGGTGCTTTGGATCTTTTGGGCTTTAATTATAAGCACAAGGACCATAAGAATTTTCCGGAATGGTACCCTGGAGAGAAACTGATTGCTACAGAAAATATGTCTGCCTTGGCAACAAGAGGGCAATATGATCTCCCTTCAGATACCACCATGCGATGGCCTCAAGCCCATGATATTCCACTGGAAACAGGCAATGAAGATTTGACCGTATCCGCATATGATCAAGTTTCTGCCTATTGGGGAAGCACCCATGAGGAGACCTGGAAATCCATCAAAGACCAGGATTTCATGTCAGGGCTTTTTGTATGGACAGGCTTTGATTATCTGGGAGAGCCTATTCCTTACCCTTATCCTGCCAGAAGCTCTTATTTTGGGATAATTGATTTGGCTGGTTTCCCAAAAGACAGTTATTACATGTACCAAAGTGAATGGACTGACAAGGCTATGTTGCATGTATTCCCTCACTGGAATTGGCAAGAAGGGCAAGAAGTGGATATTTGGGCTTATTACAACCAAGCTGATGAAGTGGAGCTTTTTCTGAATGGTGAGTCCCAGGGTGTGAAAAAGAAAGAGGGTGATGATCTACATGTTATGTGGAGGATTCCATTTGAGCCAGGCACCCTTAAAGTTATTTCAAGAAAAGATGGAAAAGTTGTTTTGGAAAAAGAAATCCATACTGCTGGGGAAGCTTCCAGAATCGAAATGACTCCGGACAGAATCCAATTAAAAGCCAATGGAAAAGACATGTCCTTTATCACGGTAAATATTTTGGATGAGGAAGGCAACCTTGTGCCAGAAGCTGACAACGTGGTGAATTTTGAAATTGTTGGAGAAGGCCATATTGCCGGTGTGGACAATGGCTACCAGGCCAGTCTGGAACCATTTAAAGCAGATTACAGGAAAGCCTTCCATGGCAAATGCCTGGTGATAGTTGAAACCAATGAAAATGCCGGAAAAATCACCCTGAAAGCCACTGCTGAAGGACTTGAGCCTTCAGAAATTGTGCTGGAGACCAATTGA
- a CDS encoding AraC family transcriptional regulator, with protein MEYSKDHPLAEKTKSGESGTWWHEGNKGPLVRIPFINQFGSMKFSKVRMDENMRPHLNDGIEIHFIESGKYDWVIEDRSIELLPDDLSVTAPWLWNGSPAGKMDMGQINWIIINPEDFSPSKPLNLGKWTKLSPGFQQELGKLIADEDGLVLKKAKTFKKYFTELKKELDEQEEGFEIIVANILENLLIDLYRHLSNRKQKIGEEDHFIDTLTQMILGDLTKKWIVEDIAVSFGMGKTKFTDEVKRLTGYPPNSFIINLKVDKAKELILGENEMELTDIAFTCGFSSLQHFTSTFSQRTGITPGKYQSQIRKKGKEA; from the coding sequence ATGGAATATTCAAAAGACCACCCATTAGCGGAAAAAACCAAATCTGGGGAATCAGGAACCTGGTGGCATGAAGGCAATAAAGGACCACTGGTCAGAATCCCATTCATCAACCAGTTTGGAAGCATGAAGTTTTCCAAAGTCAGGATGGATGAAAATATGCGTCCCCACTTAAATGACGGGATTGAAATTCATTTTATAGAAAGTGGAAAATACGATTGGGTCATCGAAGACCGGTCAATAGAACTGCTTCCTGATGACCTTTCTGTCACTGCTCCATGGCTTTGGAACGGAAGTCCAGCAGGGAAAATGGACATGGGCCAAATCAATTGGATCATTATCAATCCAGAAGACTTTTCACCCTCCAAACCTCTTAACCTTGGCAAATGGACCAAATTATCCCCAGGTTTTCAACAGGAATTGGGCAAACTAATTGCAGACGAGGATGGCTTGGTACTCAAAAAAGCGAAGACCTTTAAAAAGTACTTTACAGAACTTAAAAAGGAGCTGGATGAACAGGAAGAAGGATTCGAAATCATTGTTGCCAACATCCTTGAAAACCTATTGATTGACCTGTACCGTCACCTTTCCAACAGGAAGCAAAAGATCGGAGAAGAAGACCATTTTATTGATACCCTTACCCAAATGATATTGGGTGATTTGACCAAAAAATGGATTGTAGAGGATATAGCTGTGTCCTTTGGCATGGGAAAAACGAAATTCACTGATGAAGTCAAAAGGCTGACTGGTTACCCTCCCAATAGTTTTATCATCAATTTGAAAGTGGATAAGGCAAAGGAATTGATTCTTGGGGAGAATGAAATGGAATTGACTGATATTGCTTTTACCTGCGGGTTTTCTTCATTGCAGCATTTTACCTCCACTTTTTCACAACGAACTGGCATTACCCCTGGGAAATATCAATCCCAAATACGGAAAAAAGGAAAGGAAGCATAA